In Theileria equi strain WA chromosome 3, complete sequence, the genomic window CAGAAAAGGTACCATTTGTCTCCACCTTCCCAAGGTCTGTTCGCAAAAGCCTTACTCTTAGTCTCAAGAAATATTAGATTCAAAATCTGGGTAATTGCTGCCAAAAACATACTGAGGATGTCAAATATACGAGCATGCTTGGCAGAAACCAGAGTCTTTGGAACCAAATGAGGATAAATTGAACCCATAGCTCCAACCGCTAAACCATGCATAATCAGTGGCATACAAGTAGGAGACAAGCGCCAGTATACAGGATTCCACCATGGGCCACCATCATGATTACCCAAAATCTTCCAGTAGTCATAATTAGGATGATCAGATTGGAGATTAGTCTGTAGGTCACCAAGTTTAGAATGTTTTTCACTATTCATCTCTCCCTTAGGACTATTATTAAGTTCAGAAAGCAGTTTACCTAGTCCAGTAGCAGTACCATCTTCAGGCATTATTTTACTGCGTTCATCACCATTCTTGTACCTATACCAGTAGTTGTCTGAGCCCTTGCAGTAGTAATAATGGAAGGTGTCAGATCTCGCATAAATTAGGAGAGGTTCTCTGATATTACTAGTACCGTAGTATGCAATTAATTCCCAAAATAGCCCTTGCATGCATGGGCGGAGGAGTAGCTTCTTACCACCATTATCCATTACTGCTCTCACTGTGAATTGTGTAGTTCCAGGACTAGTGCCATCCTTTTTACCTGTGACAGTAATGGTCTTATATCCAGTAGTAGCATATCTATCATCTTCATGGTAATGAAGATTGCCATTATTTAGCTTTTTGGTCTTTGAGAGCTCAATGGTTACTCCGGGATTTTTAGGCTCTTCATCcagaaaatgtggaaaataGGCTATGGTCCACAGTACTGTTGTTATACACGAATTGATAATGCCTAGCCATATTTGATTCTCAACTACTATATACCCAATATTAACCAGACCACTCTTATGAGCCCACATGTGGATAAACATCTggtagaagaagatgaggacAGGTGACACAGGAATGTTCATGAGATACCATAGTGCCCTGTCCACATCTATAAATCCAATGCCTGCACCTATGATACAGATGAAAAAGTGTTGAAATAGTAGAGAATAGTAAAACCATTGAATATGTCCCTTCTCTCCACCGGATGTAAAAGCCTTGAGTATCTGCAAGTATCCCATGAAGATGATCCACTGAATACCAACCGTGAGGTAACCTCtaaaatcttcttccttctccCTGGATATCTTACTAAAGAAGTCTGGAAAGAGTCCTAACAGCACTCCAAAACCTCCCATGAGAATAGTTGCCAAGATCTCCACGAAGATGAGTGAGGTGATTGTCCTGGAGACATACTCACTGGAACAGCGCTTCTCGAGAAGGAACCTGTCAAGCAAGTAGTCAGAGTTAGTAGCTGCCAGTAACATAGGTTGAAGGTGTCCCAGTCCAGCAAAGAAAAAGGCTGTCTTCTTTAGCCGATCCTTGCATCTTATCGACACAACGACCATCCTACATTATGAGATACCACACCCAttttatactacattataCTGCATCCTATACCACATCATCCTTGGCTAGAAGGTGAAGAGACCCCCTCCATTCTCTGCATGGGAGGTCAATGCTCCAGTATTCTTTGccatttcaagatgcatgtttaagtagctcacatccTCAAGGTTTCATAGATGAAGTAGAGTTGCTGATACATTCTCTGATTAGTAAAGAAGCTAACGAGTGTCCATGCCAAACAGTTGTGGAATATAGTAGACAGTTATCTAGCCATGGCTAACTCATTTCTTTGCTGATCATCTTTCCAGTAGTCCCTTGTCTGTCCttattctagagactcGCTTCGCTCACCATTCACCCGCTTATACACTTTAGCGCATTAACTTACCCTGATTACATTATCGATTCCACCGGAAAAAACGCGTTCTCCGTTTGCATCTGCGCATACGgccaaaatttggaaatccTGAGCGATTGATTTTGCATTATTTTTGGACCTAGTATCCCAGATCTTTACGGTTCCGTCGTCGGAACCGGTCACTATCATATTACTGCCGACGACCTTACGAGCGGGATAACACGAGTTTACGATTTCACTGTGACCGTCTGTATGGGAGTATAAAATGGGTTTTAAGGGGCTAAATGGATCCCACAAAGGCCATATTTTGAGTGGCTTGATGGTAGAATGTTTGCAAGTAAAGGAATGATGGAATTTTTGGCCATAATGACTGTCGGCGGTCATAAAGACATGGAcattcctcttcttcctgagGCATTCCCGGGTCATTTCAGCCACTTCCAGCGCTCCGAATCATTCCAAATACCACGTAAACTCACTCAAATTCTTGATCCTTTTGCGATATTCAACGTCCCAGATGGCGGCGGTGTGATCGGCCGAGCACGAGTAGAGGAGGCCGCCAGTGGCGTCCCAGTGGAGCTCAAGGACGGCATTCTTGTGTCCTTCCAAGACCCCAAAGTTCAGGCACTCCCCGTAGACCTGAAAGAGTAGAATCGTCTTGTCCTTACCGCCAGTCGCCAAAAATTGGCCATCGGGGGAGAATTCGAGCGCGTAAACGTCACCCTCGTGGCCAGTAAGGAGAATGTTCGGAGAACTCAAACCGGACGTCCTCTCCAAGTCCTCcattttatagaaaatgaATCTGGGGAACGACAGCCGAGAAAATTCGCCGTATGTGGACGATTCGTGGCCAGAATGCGATATTATGGGCATATGTGAGTTAAATGGAGATGTATGCCCACACTTACCAAAGGTGTATGCGGAAATGCCCATAAAGAGGCAATTTGGGCGCCAGCAGCAGCTAAAGGGGAGTAAAGGAccaggggtacctagaagatGAGCAGGATGGAAGGGTCATGGAAAGAGAGGGATGAAGGAGAGGaaatgaatgtgtagagcGGAGAATGGTTAGGTCTAGTACCATGTAAATCCTGGAGGTGAGATAAGGAGTAGCGTCAGCAAACTGCCCGAGTGCCCACAAGCCAGAGGATGGACTAAAGGGTTGATCCAGGGAATTAAAGATAGTGACGATAAAGCTGGTTTAGAGAGTGGTACTGAGCTTCAAGAAGAGCCACCAAGGAAGGCTCCTATACTTACTCCATCTGCTCCCAAAACCATCTCTCAATGGCAATAATCTACCGAGCACCTCGTAATTATGGCCCATTcatttgcacatttagAGGAACGATACTCTCATCGCAGAGCTATCTCCAAGTCTAAGGAGATGAGCGTCCTACCGACCAAAGGTAGAGAGCAAGCTGGATTCCATTCTCCAGGGTAGTGTGTAAATCCGCGAGACGCTGCTGATCCATCCAGCAAGAAGATTGATAACGTGCATCTTTAGTGCAAGATTACTAGCGGCGAGAATAGTAATGGTCTAGTGAGTAATGGACGATGGAGAACTGATGAATAGAGAGCATACGGCAAGGTGAAAATAGGGAGAAAAGACAGGCGTGCATGCTAGAGATGTGCAAGGTGTTTGCTGGAGGTTCAATGGCACCACCACTCATCTAAGGAGAGAAGGTCTCCAAACAGTCGGTACACCTCGGCCAAGTTCACTTCTTCCGTTAGGATTCTCGAGATCAGTACCCTACATACCCCATctacattcatccttcctAGAGCCATTCCTGCGATAGGGGACTACACATTTTCTTGCAACGGATTCTATTCGGGATAGCACCGCTCCACGTGTGATAAAATGGTGGGAATTACCTTTGACGTTCTTGCCCCTTCTGATCCCAGCCACTTTTTGCTTTCTGGTGGATTTGACGGTGTTTACCTCTTTCTCAAGCACACACCAAAGCCAGGTTTTGAGGTAGTGAAGGTTACACATGGTGTTCACGTCCTATGGGAGGCTGGAGcctctcttctttctctcACTCTTCACAAACTCGGCAACCTTCCAGTCGCTCTCCTCTTGCACCTTGACGGCTCTGACCTCTTCTTTGTCTTTGAGAACCTCGAGTGGAAGGGCGTGACCAAGGTAGCCTATGAGAACAAGCTCCATGGACATCACAATCATTTCAATCCAGAGGAACTTGTCTTGGATTTCGCTCATGCTGACCCAGACAAGGTAGTCTCAGTGCCATTCAAATATGGACACAACCTCAGTACCACCTTCGTACCAGGTCTTGGTGTAGTCTTTGTCGGTGTCAAGGAGGGGGATGACGTACTTTGGAAGGCCGGACATGCAGGCGATAAATGTCTACATCTTTCCGTTCACGCTTTGAATGGAGTTTCAGACTTTGCACGCCTTTCTCTGGTAGAGTCTGGTCATGCTCTAGAAAAGTGCTTTGAGAAGGTTGGAGGTAAATGGACTCCCCTTGGCTTCAAGGGCTACCTTGACAAGAGGGCACCAGCAGAGCCATTTCTCACTTCTGTTGACCTTTCAGCCAAGGAACCCGGTCATCATGTCTTGCTTTATAAGGGAGGACATCATGGACTTCCATTTGACGTCTTCCTTTGCTCCGTTCTTGCCTCTGTATTCAAGGTAGTTGACGGTGACCAGGTCCTCTGGGAGGCCAGGGGAGGTGAGAGGGGTCTCCATGTCACACTCGCCCATGACGGATTCCACGCTCATTTGTTGGTTTTGACCCCTGACGGTCTAAAGGAGCACGGatttgtaaagaagaaTGGGAAGTGGGTTGCCGCCGATGGCGGTTTCCCCGTGCATCTCAAACTCCTCGTTCACTAGAATTTTAATCACATTGAATGTGGATACGTCTCCACATGTCCTGTATAATTTTTAGTTTTCACTATGGCTTTCTATTTTATGCGTGAGATGGGTTGTACATGGGTACAAGAATGGTTACGGGGGATGTAATGGACACTGTTATTGCCGGAATGAGAGGCATAAGATGACTTTTTATAGGTTTAAGGGTATGCTAGTGGTTATTGATAGGAATAATGGTAGACTAGATTCTGTTAATGGCCTTTAGGAGCTTAAGGATTGGCGTTCTAAAATCGCTTATGCtaatgaagaatctccaatTTGGTCACTACAGTTGTTACTACTCTCAAATATCCATTTCATACTCTCATACTGATTTATTCCTCCAataaaactcttcttccctCCATCTACTCTGTCTACCAGGATCAGGTTCTAAGGTATCTAGATTATCCCGAAGGTATTTTTGGAGGTACAGTTTTTTCTCattctggaagaatattcACTTTCAAAAATGCTTTTCATTTACTCTCTTTAGGAAGGGAATATGCGGGATATTATTCCTTCATCACCCCATCCATTGTCTATTATATCCATTCACTCATCCTCTCCTTATCTTACGGGGCTAATACACTGCATCCTCATCAAGTGTCTCATGGCGTATTATAGTGGACGAATGTTGGagagaagatgaatgtatcttccatttttttgGCAACCTGTCTACTAGGACTATGCCGTTGCAGAAACTCAAGACTTCCCACTGACAGACTCTTTATCGAGGTTCTAGACGACTATGCAGAGGATGAAGTTGTCAGCTATCATCTCATAAAGGGaacaaggaagaatatatcGAGTGGCCAAAGGCTGGTATGGGATTTGTCCAATGGAACTGTCTATGAAGCAGAGTATACACAGCCATCAGCTCGTAGATCTAATGCTGGAAAGGTAGAAGATGTAGCAGTGGATGAAACTCCAGTTACTCAATCATCTAGACACGCTACTACTCTTAATATTGCTAAACCAGACGAACAATGCAACTCCTTTGACTATACCTTTACTGCAAACAGAGTTAAACTTattgttccaaagaagaacaCTACAGTTATAAGGTTAGTAGATGGTGAGAAAGAAATCTGGATTCCATCTACTGGAGAAACATTTGACCATACTAAAGCCTATCTtaacaaggataagaagCCTGAACTGGTCCTTGTAGTAACCACTTCCTCTGGCGCTTCTAAGGAGTACTATCTTGAACTCAAGGATAGTAAATGGGTATCCTGTGATGATCATGATGCCAAGATGAGGAGCTTGAGGGATCCTGCAGAATGGATCTCAAACTTTGAACTTGATCTTTCCTTGGCCAATAGTACTAATGAATGTAGCATCTTTGAAACGGAGTTACTAGGAGTTACAACTAAGCATTTTTTTCCTAAACCAGGGTACCTTGCCAAAGGAGTAAAGGATGTGAATGGCCTTTTATGGAGTTCTTCAAAACCTATTTATACAGAAGGAACCATCGGAAGGCATAGCAGATACTATAACGACTATTGCCTTTCTTGTATCATTCATAAGAAGGGATCTATGGAgttactggagatggttgTAGTGGAAACATTATCAAGGAGATggaagtactttgaaaagagtgGTGAAGAGTGGATGGAGATTAACAAGACAGACTTTGATCAGAAGCTAAGGGACCTAAAGATGGAACAGTCTACTACTCCAGAGTCTAAATACTGACTCACAGATACTAAACAcataatgcagtatatAGCCTACTAGGCACTAGAGACTCACAATTTACATCGCCTAAACACTGGCTGGAAGCCTCAAATCTAGATGTGGCAAGAATGTTATGCCCGGTCTAACAGCCAAAAGGCGCTTGACAATGGTATGTTGCGAAACAaggataaatttataaagaggAGGCAACGTCTTATAGGTCCCGGAGGGTCTACGTTAAAGGCTCTGGAGCTTCTCACAGAGTGTTATATTCTTACCCAGGGACAGACGGTCTCAATAAAGGGCATTAAAGTCGCAAGGAGGATTGTGGAGGACTGCATGAAGAATGTGCACCCAGTCTATCACATTAAAGAGTTTATGATTAAGAGGgatttgcatgcagagaTGGTTATCTCCTTCTAGACGCTTGTAATGGGTGTATAGTAGAATGTAAAAGAAAGATTCCAGTAGGTTATTCCAAGACATTACACACTCTTTAGGCCCGCAGGTATGGTTGACTAAATCGTAACAGGTTTTGTGTACATGATTCTCATTACATGATCTTTGCTATTTGTGGACCCGGTGGaattttatggagagtggatagacgaactaatttctactgacgtgagtgttgactgtactactgaagactgcATTGATAGctactcatcttgttctgtggatagtctctctgacggtgaaCTAGTTGTGAAGGAGGATGAGTGTTGGGAGACGGAGTTGCTCTGGTAACTATAGTAATAATGACAGCACTATTTCCTCCACAAGTAGCCATTCAGCTTTCGCAAAACCAAAAGGTGAATAGGGATGGTACTGTTACTTACGGTGAACCTTCTACCGGAACTGGTAAAATAGTTACCATTTCTGTCAAAAAGTCTTTCTATCCTCCTGACCAAGGATCTACTGCGAACTTATGCAGGTATACACATACTCTATATCCTGGAGGAACAAAAGTATTTAAACTTGCACAAGTACtagatgatgataataaacCTATCAGTCTGATTACTGGAGGAACTCCCAATGTTACCTCAGTTTCcgcctattactggaaggatAAACCTGGTGAGACTCTCTTGATAGAAGTGGTCACTATCGACTATCTAGGAATTATTACCTATTATTCCAAGAGTAGTGATAGGGAAAGTTGGACTAAAATTTATGAAACTCGATCTCCACTCACACCTGAGGAACTTGAAACTAAACTGGATGACCTAGTTTGTCAGCATTACGAATCAGTTACTTTAGATTTATCCTCTAAGAATTCTAAGAATCTTACTGATGGCATCTCTAACTATGATAATGATAGTAACAACAACACATATTGTTGTGCTTACCATAACGGTCAAGGAAAGATCACTGTTAACAAGGGATCAGTTTCTTGTACAGAACATTTTAACGACCCAAGTCCAACACACCCTAGTTCTGCTCCATTTTTCAAACATGATATTACTTCTGGTCGTACTTCAAAAGTTGCAGCTATCAAGTATTATCCAAATAGTTCTGGTCCAAGAAGGagaataaatattcctGACCTTGCAGATTTCCAAAAGGGCTCACTCACTCTCTATGTTTTCCACTGTACAGGGGAAGCCCCAATCCTCATATAT contains:
- a CDS encoding hypothetical protein (encoded by transcript BEWA_003730A), which encodes MVVVSIRCKDRLKKTAFFFAGLGHLQPMLLAATNSDYLLDRFLLEKRCSSEYVSRTITSLIFVEILATILMGGFGVLLGLFPDFFSKISREKEEDFRGYLTVGIQWIIFMGYLQILKAFTSGGEKGHIQWFYYSLLFQHFFICIIGAGIGFIDVDRALWYLMNIPVSPVLIFFYQMFIHMWAHKSGLVNIGYIVVENQIWLGIINSCITTVLWTIAYFPHFLDEEPKNPGVTIELSKTKKLNNGNLHYHEDDRYATTGYKTITVTGKKDGTSPGTTQFTVRAVMDNGGKKLLLRPCMQGLFWELIAYYGTSNIREPLLIYARSDTFHYYYCKGSDNYWYRYKNGDERSKIMPEDGTATGLGKLLSELNNSPKGEMNSEKHSKLGDLQTNLQSDHPNYDYWKILGNHDGGPWWNPVYWRLSPTCMPLIMHGLAVGAMGSIYPHLVPKTLVSAKHARIFDILSMFLAAITQILNLIFLETKSKAFANRPWEGGDKWYLFWLLYIPYFLSFLLIIFNIHYPDWSICCYIRSHTWLAFLIMLSVSFTNDIFLAVGRGGIMDQRSGNKRLGGDREGLRNDHSLYNKMAPFMALSYIPFWLTTSPMIKSYAHSVCQLSDKDRDSWPTSRYGFWSSWGYWCKCGCRGLYTSLPKLLTFNMRTTLTHKDDHLFILVTCDLPPDE
- a CDS encoding signal peptide-containing protein (encoded by transcript BEWA_003760A) → MNVSSIFLATCLLGLCRCRNSRLPTDRLFIEVLDDYAEDEVVSYHLIKGTRKNISSGQRLVWDLSNGTVYEAEYTQPSARRSNAGKVEDVAVDETPVTQSSRHATTLNIAKPDEQCNSFDYTFTANRVKLIVPKKNTTVIRLVDGEKEIWIPSTGETFDHTKAYLNKDKKPELVLVVTTSSGASKEYYLELKDSKWVSCDDHDAKMRSLRDPAEWISNFELDLSLANSTNECSIFETELLGVTTKHFFPKPGYLAKGVKDVNGLLWSSSKPIYTEGTIGRHSRYYNDYCLSCIIHKKGSMELLEMVVVETLSRRWKYFEKSGEEWMEINKTDFDQKLRDLKMEQSTTPESKY
- a CDS encoding hypothetical protein (encoded by transcript BEWA_003750A) — its product is MVGITFDVLAPSDPSHFLLSGGFDGVYLFLKHTPKPGFEVVKVTHGVHVLWEAGASLLSLTLHKLGNLPVALLLHLDGSDLFFVFENLEWKGVTKVAYENKLHGHHNHFNPEELVLDFAHADPDKVVSVPFKYGHNLSTTFVPGLGVVFVGVKEGDDVLWKAGHAGDKCLHLSVHALNGVSDFARLSLVESGHALEKCFEKVGGKWTPLGFKGYLDKRAPAEPFLTSVDLSAKEPGHHVLLYKGGHHGLPFDVFLCSVLASVFKVVDGDQVLWEARGGERGLHVTLAHDGFHAHLLVLTPDGLKEHGFVKKNGKWVAADGGFPVHLKLLVH
- a CDS encoding hypothetical protein (encoded by transcript BEWA_003770A) is translated as MWQECYARSNSQKALDNGPGGSTLKALELLTECYILTQGQTVSIKGIKVARRIVEDCMKNVHPVYHIKEFMIKRDLHAEMVISF
- a CDS encoding hypothetical protein (encoded by transcript BEWA_003780A), with the protein product MTALFPPQVAIQLSQNQKVNRDGTVTYGEPSTGTGKIVTISVKKSFYPPDQGSTANLCRYTHTLYPGGTKVFKLAQVLDDDNKPISLITGGTPNVTSVSAYYWKDKPGETLLIEVVTIDYLGIITYYSKSSDRESWTKIYETRSPLTPEELETKLDDLVCQHYESVTLDLSSKNSKNLTDGISNYDNDSNNNTYCCAYHNGQGKITVNKGSVSCTEHFNDPSPTHPSSAPFFKHDITSGRTSKVAAIKYYPNSSGPRRRINIPDLADFQKGSLTLYVFHCTGEAPILIYVKGGPQEVDKKWFKKPNSSNGKYEDWTKVESLSIRPDELNGNIQCDQYKELVKELECKNHKDCPSSQHTSTAPESDPPTSPISPAALSEGTPDEAQAATETDASASDVSEAKPVITTATTGGVFAGYIVFGVFGGSGAAGLAGWKLYKNFKGDPWVRQI
- a CDS encoding U5 small nuclear ribonucleoprotein subunit, putative (encoded by transcript BEWA_003740A) — encoded protein: MEDLERTSGLSSPNILLTGHEGDVYALEFSPDGQFLATGGKDKTILLFQVYGECLNFGVLEGHKNAVLELHWDATGGLLYSCSADHTAAIWDVEYRKRIKNLNGHSEIVNSCYPARKVVGSNMIVTGSDDGTVKIWDTRSKNNAKSIAQDFQILAVCADANGERVFSGGIDNVIRVS